One region of Malania oleifera isolate guangnan ecotype guangnan chromosome 6, ASM2987363v1, whole genome shotgun sequence genomic DNA includes:
- the LOC131158239 gene encoding dolichyl-diphosphooligosaccharide--protein glycosyltransferase subunit STT3B, with product MAGKVEPANGVKSPGSNSTAATVAAAVKPDLLSSLNNFSLRTLKLKTKQQELLIRVTILFLVYVLAFITRLFSVLRYESMIHEFDPYFNYRTTVFLTEKGFYDFWNWFDFESWYPLGRIIGGTLYPGLMVTAALIYWVVRFLRFAVHIREVCVLTAPFFASNTTLVAYFFGKEIWDSGAGLVAAALIAICPGYISRSVAGSYDNEGVAIFALLLTFYLFVKAVNTGSLAWALASAFGYFYMVSAWGGYVFIINLIPLYVMVLLITGRYSLRLYVAYNCMYVVGMLLAMQIRFVGFQHVQSGEHMAAMGLFFLMQVFYFLDWVKHLLSDPKLFQAFLRITVTCAVGLGVVALGVGTASGYISPWTGRFYSLLDPTYAKDHIPIIASVSEHQPTAWSSFMFDFHILLFLFPAGLYFCFKHLTDATIFIVMYGLTSMYFAGVMVRLILVATPAVCLVSAIAVSATIKNLTSVVRSKGKVSQTGSTKGTSSAKASSKASLDQSMPFQRNGAIALLLGAFYLLSKYATHCTWVTSEAYSSPSIVLAARGAYGNRVIFDDYREAYFWLRKNTPPDAKVMSWWDYGYQITAMGNRTVIVDNNTWNNTHIATVGRAMSSYEDEAYEIMRSLDVDYVLVVFGGVTGYSSDDINKFLWMVRIGGGVFPIIKEPDYLVNGEYRVDKGAAPKMLNCLMYKLSYYRFGELMTEYGKPPGYDRARGVEIGNKDVKLEYLEEAFTTSNWIVRIYRVKSPNNRW from the exons ATGGCTGGGAAGGTCGAGCCCGCCAACGGCGTCAAGTCGCCGGGATCCAATTCCACGGCTGCTACGGTGGCAGCAGCCGTCAAACCAGATCTGTTATCGTCCTTGAACAATTTCTCCCTCAGGACCCTAAAGCTCAAGACCAAGCAGCAGGAGTTGCTGATCCGAGTGACCATCCTCTTCCTTGTCTATGTGTTGGCTTTCATCACTCGTCTCTTCAGCGTTCTTCGCTATGAGAGCATGATCCACGAGTTCGATCCCTACTTCAATTACCGAACCACCGTCTTCTTGACCGAGAAGGGTTTCTACGACTTTTGGAATTGGTTCGATTTCGAGAGCTGGTACCCCCTAGGTCGAATCATCGGCGGCACTCTCTACCCTGGTCTTATGGTCACTGCCGCCTTAATCTACTGGGTCGTGCGATTCTTGAGGTTCGCCGTTCATATCCGCGAGGTCTGTGTGTTGACGGCGCCGTTCTTTGCGTCGAACACCACATTGGTTGCGTACTTCTTCGGGAAAGAGATTTGGGATTCCGGTGCAGGGCTTGTTGCTGCGGCACTGATTGCCATTTGCCCCGGTTACATCTCAAGGTCGGTCGCAGGCTCGTATGATAATGAGGGCGTTGCCATTTTTGCTCTGTTGCTAACTTTTTACCTCTTCGTTAAGGCGGTGAACACGGGCTCGCTCGCTTGGGCTTTGGCGTCGGCTTTTGGGTACTTCTATATGGTTTCGGCATGGGGTGGTTATGTTTTTATAATCAATTTAATTCCGCTTTATGTTATGGTTCTATTGATTACCGGGAGGTATTCATTGAGGTTGTATGTAGCGTATAATTGCATGTATGTTGTGGGAATGCTGCTTGCAATGCAAATCCGGTTTGTGGGATTCCAGCACGTGCAGTCTGGAGAGCATATGGCTGCGATGGGTCTGTTTTTCTTGATGCAG GTGTTTTACTTCTTAGACTGGGTTAAACACCTGTTAAGTGATCCAAAATTGTTTCAAGCATTTTTGAGGATTACTGTCACCTGCGCAGTGGGGCTTGGTGTTGTTGCTTTGGGCGTAGGAACAGCATCTGGATATATATCTCCATGGACAGGCCGATTTTACTCCTTGCTGGACCCAACTTATGCAAAGGATCACATCCCAATAATTGCATCTGTCTCTGAGCATCAGCCAACAGCATGGTCATCCTTCATGTTTGATTTCCACATCCTGCTTTTCCTTTTTCCAGCTGGTCTATATTTCTGTTTCAAACATTTAACGGATGCAACAATATTTATAGTTATGTATGGTCTCACTAGCATGTACTTTGCGGGTGTCATGGTTCGATTAATTCTTGTTGCAACACCTGCGGTATGCCTTGTTAGTGCGATTGCAGTTTCTGCTACCATAAAGAATTTGACTTCTGTAGTGAGATCAAAGGGCAAGGTTTCCCAGACTGGTTCTACCAAGGGAACATCTAGTGCAAAAGCTTCTTCCAAG GCTTCACTTGATCAATCGATGCCTTTCCAAAGAAATGGTGCTATTGCATTGCTTCTCGGTGCTTTTTACTTGCTCAGTAAATATGCTACCCACTGTACCTGGGTCACTTCAGAGGCATACTCATCTCCTTCAATTGTTTTGGCTGCAAGAGGAGCCTATGGAAACAGGGTTATTTTTGACGATTATCGTGAGGCATACTTTTGGCTTCGAAAGAACACTCCTCCAGATGCTAAGGTGATGTCATGGTGGGACTATGGGTACCAGATCACTGCCATGGGAAATAGAACTGTTATTGTTGACAACAACACCTGGAACAATACACACATTGCTACTGTTGGACGTGcaatgtcatcttatgaagatgAAGCATATGAAATAATGAGATCACTTGATGTGGATTATGTCTTGGTTGTCTTTGGAGGTGTTACTGGGTATTCTTCTGATGATATTAACAA ATTTTTGTGGATGGTGAGGATTGGAGGCGGAGTTTTCCCAATCATTAAGGAACCTGATTACCTTGTTAATGGCGAGTATCGTGTAGACAAGGGTGCAGCTCCAAAGATGTTAAATTGCCTCAT